AGGAGTATACGGGAAAAACGGGCGGCTTTCCAACCCCCTGAAATGTGGGGGAAAAGAGGAGAACGCGGCGTGAGCCACTTCACAATTCAGCGCTTCCCCCGCGCCGGGGGAAGCTGCCCGGCAGGGCAGAAGGGGGGCTGAAAGAGCCCCCTCAGTCCGCTTCGCGGCCGGCTCCCCCGGTCGCGGGGGCGCGCTGAGCGGTTCGCCTGCGGCGACTTCTACCTCGCCAGCCTCGGGTCCGTCGCGTCGCGCAGGCCCTCACCGACGAGGTTGAAGGCGGTAATCGTGATGAAGATCGCCGCGCCGGGGAAGACGGTGAGCCACCAGGCGAACTCGATGTAGGCGCGCGACTGGGAGAGGGCCTCGCCCCAGGATGCCGTGGGCGGCGGGACGCCAAAGCCCAGGAAGGCCAGCGAGCTCTCGACCAGGATGGCGGCGGCAATGCCGAAGGTGGCGCTCACCATGGCCGGCGCCAGGGAGTTGGGCAGGATGTGGCGGAAGATGATGCGTGAGTTCGCGACGCCCAGCGAGCGGGCGGCCTG
The nucleotide sequence above comes from Chrysiogenia bacterium. Encoded proteins:
- a CDS encoding ABC transporter permease, with amino-acid sequence PSMMIIMVVIGLTSWTGIARLIRAEVLKVRTMDYVQAARSLGVANSRIIFRHILPNSLAPAMVSATFGIAAAILVESSLAFLGFGVPPPTASWGEALSQSRAYIEFAWWLTVFPGAAIFITITAFNLVGEGLRDATDPRLAR